A window from Malania oleifera isolate guangnan ecotype guangnan chromosome 7, ASM2987363v1, whole genome shotgun sequence encodes these proteins:
- the LOC131159253 gene encoding histone-lysine N-methyltransferase ASHH3 isoform X2, translating to MPATKKSAERSSIGHIFNKLLKQIGNPVDFELPDWFNKWKPSSYTFIRRNLYLTKKVKRRLEDDGIFCSCSSSVGSSGVCDRDCHCGMLLSSCSSGCKCGSSCLNQPFHHRPVKKMKLVKTEKCGSGIVADENIKKGEFVIEYVGEVIDDITCEERLWKMKHRGETNFYLCEINRDMVIDATYKGNKSRYINHSCCPNTEMQKWRIDGETRIGIFATRDISRGEHLTYDYQFVQFGADQDCHCGAEGCRQKLGVKPSKPKMPSSDAALKLVACQVAVSSPKVKAILSGKYVHQNGGLHIAQIMLLSNKDHAPVIVLVNLLG from the exons AGTGCTGAACGCAGCAGCATTGGTCACATATTCAACAAGTTGCTGAAGCAGATAGGAAATCCCGTTGACTTTGAACTACCTGATTGGTTTAATAAATGGAAGCCTTCTTCCTATACCTTTATAAGGCGCA ATTTATATCTCACTAAGAAGGTCAAAAGGCGCCTTGAGGATGATGGCATATTCTGCTCCTGCAGCTCCTCAGTGGGTTCTTCTGGCGTCTGTGATAGAGATTGTCATTGTGG GATGCTGCTGTCTAGCTGCTCCTCAGGCTGTAAATGTGGGAGCTCATGTCTCAACCAACCATTTCATCACCGACCTGTGAAGAAGATGAAACTAGTGAAG ACTGAGAAATGTGGATCTGGGATAGTGGCTGATGAGAATATTAAGAAGGGGGAGTTCGTAATAGAATATGTTGGAGAAG TTATTGATGACATAACATGTGAGGAAAGGCTTTGGAAAATGAAACATCGTGGAGAAACAAACTTTTACTTGTGCGAAATCAATCGAGATATGGTGATTGATGCCACATACAAGGGAAATAAATCAAGATATATAAATCATAGTTGTTGCCCCAACACCGAGATGCAAAAATG GAGAATTGATGGTGAAACAAGAATTGGCATATTTGCTACTCGTGACATAAGTAGGGGCGAGCATCTAACCTACGATTATCA GTTTGTTCAATTTGGTGCAGACCAAGATTGCCACTGTGGTGCAGAAGGCTGCAGGCAAAAGTTGGGAGTCAAACCGAGCAAGCCTAAAATGCCTTCTTCAGATGCTGCATTGAAACTTGTTGCTTGCCAGGTGGCAGTCTCATCTCCCAAAGTGAAAGCAATTCTATCTgggaaatat GTTCATCAGAATGGTGGGCTGCATATAG CTCAGATCATGCTACTAAGCAACAAAGATCATGCTCCCGTAATTGTATTGGTGAACTTATTAGGATAA